A region of the Paracoccaceae bacterium genome:
GGCGCGGACGCCCACCTTTCCCTTGTGTCCGGTGGCCACCTGCATCTCGGTCGGTTCGCCCACGATCACCATGGCGGGCCGGACCGGCGCCCCGTCGAGCAGGTCGATCAGCGACCGCACGCCGATGCAGCCCACCTCTTCGTCATGGGACAGCGCGAGATGCAGGGGATGGGCCAGCCGCCGCCCTGCCGCCGCAAGGGCGGCGGCGAGTGCGCAGGCGACAAAGCCCTTCATGTCGGCGGTGCCGCGTCCGTAGAGGCGCCCCGCATCCTCGGTCAGCCGGAAGGGCGGATGCGTCCAGTCCTGGCCGTCCACCGGCACGACATCGGTGTGCCCCGACAGCATCACCCCGCCCCGGTCCGCGGGACCGACCGTGGCATAGAGATTGGCCTTGCCGCCCGAGGCATCGGGCACCAGCACCGTCGGCACGCCCGCGTCATGCAGCAGATCGCGCGCATAGTGGATCAGGTCGAGGTTCGGGCGGTGGCTGACCGTGTCGAAGGCAATCAGCCGGTCGAGGATGGCGCGGGTCTGGGGAAGGGCGTTCATCGGGGCCTCCGGTTGTCGCCCATGTCATCCGCCATGGCGGGGGGACGCAAGAGGCCGTGCCGCCGGGGGCTTGCCCTGCCGGCCGCCGCCGCGCCACCATGCGCGGGTGGCAAGGGCCACCGGGGAGGACATCAGATGACCGAAAGCCTGCGCCCCGGCGCAACATCCATGGTGCGGGGCCCGGTGGAGCCGCCCCTGTGGGATGTGACGATTCCCGCGATGCTGGCGCGGACCTGCGCCGTCCGGCCCGAGGCCGAGGCGGCGGTGTTCACCGACAGCGGGCTGCGCTGGACATGGGCCGATTTCGCGCGGGCGTTGGACGGGCTGGCGACGGGCCTGATGGAGCTGGGGGTGGCGCGGGGCGACCGTGTGGGCATCTGGTCGCCGAACCGGCCCGAATGGCTGCTGACCCAGTTCGCCACGGCACGGATCGGCGCGATCCTGGTCAACGTGAACCCGGCCTATCGGGTGGCGGAGCTGGAATTCGCGCTGCGCAAGGTGGGGGTGTCGGTGCTGATCCAGGCCGCGGCCTTCAAGTCGTCCGACTATCTGGCGATGATCGCGGCACTTGCGCCGGAACTGGATGACTGCGCCCCCGGCCGGCTGACGAGCGCCCGGCTGCCCGACCTGCGCGCGGTGGTGCGGATGGGCGCGGGGGCGACGCCCGGCTGCCTGTCGTTCGACAGCCTGGCCGCCACGGCGCCCGACGCCGGGCGGCTGGATGCCGCCACCGCCATGCTGGACCCTGGCGACCCGATCAACATCCAGTTCACCAGCGGCACCACCGGCCTGCCCAAGGGGGCCACGCTGACGCATCGCAACATCGTCAACAACGCGCGTTTCACGACGGCGACGATGCGGTTCTTGCCCGATGACCGGCTGTGCATTCCGGTGCCGCTGTATCACTGCTTCGGCATGGTGATGGGCACGCTGGGCTGCGTGGCGCAGGGCGCGACCATGGTGTTCCCCGGCGAGGGGTTCGACCCGCTGGCGACGCTGGCGGCGGTGCAGGCGGAACGCTGCAGCGCGCTGTACGGCGTGCCGACGATGTTCGCCGCGATGCTGGACCATCCGCGCTTTACGGAATTCGACCTATCCACATTGCGGACGGGCATCATGGCGGGTTCGCCTTGCCCGATCGAGATCATGAAGCGGGTGGTGGCGCAGATGCACATGGGACAGGTGACGATCGCCTACGGGATGACCGAGACGTCCCCGGTGAGTTTCCAGAGCCATGTCGACGACCCGCTGGACAAGCGCGTGACGACGGTGGGGCGCATCCATCCGCATCTGGAGGTCAGGCTGGCGGGGCCCGACGGCGAGCCCGTTCCGGTCGGGCAGATCGGCGAGTTGTGCACGCGGGGCTATTCGGTGATGCAGGGCTACTGGGCCGATTCCGAGCGCACGGCCGAGGCCATCGACCCCGAGGGCTGGATGCATACCGGCGACCTGGCGACGCTGGATGCCGAGGGGTACTGCAACATCGTGGGCCGGGTGAAGGACATGCTGATCCGCGGCGGCGAGAACGTCTATCCGCGCGAGATCGAGGAATTCCTGTTCGGCCATCCGGCGGTGCAACTGGTGCAGGTGTTCGGCATCCCCGACCCGACCTATGGCGAGGAGGTCTGCGCCTGGATCGTGCTGCGCCCCGGCGCCACCGCGACCGAGGAGGAGATCCGCGACTGGTGCCGGGGACGGATCGCGCATTACAAGGTGCCGCGCCATGTGCGGTTCAGGGGGGAACTGCCGATGACGGTGACGGGGAAGGCGCAGAAATTCCTGATGCGTCAGGCGATGGTGCAGGAACTGGGCCTGACCGAGATCGCCACGGCCTGACGCGGGGCTAGCGCAGATGCGCGACGGGTCGCGCGGTCGAGGGTTCGGCGGTCAGCAGCCCGCGCGGCACCGCGCCCAGCCGCAGCGCGACCTGCCAGACCGCCCCGCCATCGCCCGCGCCCTCGGCCCTGCGGGCCAGCGACACGGCCGGGCAGCCGTCGTCGCGCAGCCGAAGGACAAGGGCGGCGAGCAGAACCTCGGCCAGATCGGCGGCCATGCCCTCGGCCGCGACCAGGCTGGCGGCAAGGCCGGGCTGCCACCAGAGCCGCGCCTGCGCGACCTCGGCCCCGTTGCGTTGCAGGATGGCGCGGGCGGGTGTGGCCGGGTCGGCGCCGCGTTCGACGCGGAAGGACATGCCCGCCGCGAAGGCGCGGGTCAGCGCAGCCTGGAGATCGGGGGCGATGGCGGCCTGGTCCGGCCGCTGCGAGAGATCGAGCACGGCCTCGGCTCCGGCGCGGTTCACCGCGAGGCCGATGTCGATGGCCAGCGCCGCGTGATCCTCGGGCAGGTTCTGGAACACCGGCCGGGCACCCGCGCGCCGCGCGGCATCGGCAAAGAGACCGGCCAGTTCCTCGATCTCGGGTTCGGTGCCCTGCGGACCGGCGTCGGATATCCAGGCCCCGGCCGCGATGCGGAACCCGATGAAGGCGCCGCCCTTGGGCGACAGCATCAGATGCTGCGCCAGCCCGAGCGCCCGCGCCGCCGCCGGATCGCCCGCAGCGGCGGCGATGGCGACCGCCCGTGCCCGCAGGTCGACGTCGGGCGGCTGCGGGCGGTAGCGCGGGCCGTGCAGCAGCAGCGCAAGCGCCGTCACGCCGACCAGCAGTCCGCCCACCAGCCCCGCCCGCCAGGCGCGGGGCGCGCGTTCGTCCATCGCGAACTGCCACCACAGTTCATGTGCATAGGGCGTGGACTTGTGTGCGAAGAACAGCACGAACCCGAAGGCCGCGATGGTGGACAGCACCAGGATGATCCAGCCGGGCGACATGGCGGCATGGGTCAGGATCGCGCGGCGGTGGAACACATGCCGGAACGGCAACAGGACCAGAACCCCCGCCGCCAGGGCCGCCGCCCGCTGCAGGTCGAACCCGTCGACAATGGCCACGACCGCGCCGGCCGCCATGGTGGCCACGGCCAGCAGCCAGGCCCCCAGGCTGCGCCGGACCACGCCCAGCGCCAGCACGATCAGCCCCGCGCCAAGCGCCGATGACAGAAGCGCAGACCCCTCGACAAAGGCCAGCGGCAAGAGCGCCTGCGCGGCCTCGGCGGCGTCGGATGTCGGAGGCACCAGGGCGGCCAGGCTCATCCACAGGCCCGAGCCGAAGATCATCGCCGCCAGCACCAGCGGGGCCAGCGGCGACACCGCGTTCAGCCCCGGTGCCATCACACCGAGCAACCGGCCGAGGGCCGTCTGCCCGCCCGCGCCGCCCACGGTCTGCCAGAGTTCGAAGATCGCCAGGACGATCAGCGCCAGCGCGAAGGGCAGCAGGTAGTAGGTGAGCCGGAACAGCAGGAGCGCGGCCGCCACCTGCCCCACCGGCATCGACGCGGGCATGGCGGCGATCACCACCGTCTCGAACACGCCGACGCCGCCGGGAACGTGGCTGATGATGCCGGCCATGGTGGCGGCGGCAAAGACCGCAAGGAACGTCAGGAACTCGAGGTCGGACGACGGCAGCAGGATGTAGAGCGTCAGCGCCGAGAACCCGATGTCGGCCGCGCTGAACACCACCTGTCCGGCCAGCACCGGCAGGCTGGGCGCGCGCAGCGAGAAGCGCCCGATCCGCAGCGCCCGCCCCGAGACCGAGGCGATCACCAGCGGCACGACGATGGCCGCGATCGCCGCGAGCGCGACCGTCCGCACCATGGGCGCCCCGAAGGGTATGATCGCGGCAAGCGCGCCGGGATGCGCCGCAAGCGCCGCAAGCCCCACCAGCGTCGCCGCCACCCCGAAGGACACGGCGGCGAAGGTGGAGACGGCGGCGACGTCATAGCCATCGAGCCCGAGCCGCGAATAGACGCGCCAGCGCACCGCGCCGCCCGAGACCGCCGAAAGCCCGATGGTGTTCCCGAAGGCATAGGCCATGAGCCCGCCGGTCAGGACCACCGGGATCGGCAGCGGCTTGCCGATGTAGCGAAGCGCGGACCAGTCATAGCCTGCAAGCGCCAGATAGCCGCAGAGCGTGGCCGCTAGCGCCACGGCGACGGTGCTCCACGGTGTCTGGTGAATCTGGTCGACCACCTCGCGCAGGTCGACCGGCGCCAGAAGGCGTTGCAGCGCATAGAGGCCGAGCGCGAACAGCGCCGCCGTGACCAGATAGGGCAGAATCGCCTTCAGGACGGCCCATCGGTCCCGCACGGGTGGGGATGGCAGCCCGGCCGCGTCCATTGCGTTCGATCCTTTCGCGCCGCGGTTCCGCGAACCGGCATTCCGCCGGTGATGTAGGCCACCCCGGCCGCGCGCGCCAGTGCCCCGCGCCACAGGCGCGGTTCCGTCGGCAAGGTATTGGCGGAAGTGGTGAGCCCGACAGGATTCGAACCTGTGACCCACTGATTAAAAGTCAGTTGCTCTACCAACTGAGCTACGGGCCCACTGGAGGCGCCTGCTAGGCAAAGTCGGGGCGGTGGTCAACCCCCAATCGCAGCAAAGCCGGGCGACGCGGCGGCAGCCGCAGGGCGGCCGACCGGGACGGCTGGTGGCCGCGGAGGCCGGGCGCCCCCGCCGGGATGTGCCGCCGGCGGTCAGGCTTTCGCCGCGGTTTCCTGCCCCCTCTGCATGGCATCGCCCAATGCCGTCACCAGGGCCTGCACCAGACCGATGGCACCCGAGATCGGCTGCAACTGCGACGGCGCGACCGCCTCGACCAGCAGGGCCACCGAGGCGTGGCGTGCCAGCGGGCTGGCCGTGCTGTCGGTGATGGCCAGGATGTTGCGGCCGCTGACATAGGCGTCCATGACCACATCGACCACCGGCTGCGAGAAGGGCGGAAAGGCGATCGCCACCAGCAGGTCGGACCCGGACATGGTGCCCAGCTGCGGCCCCGCCATGCCGCCGCCGAAGTCCAGCAGGGAACAGGGCCGCTCAAGCCGCAGCAGGCCATAGGACAGGTAGCTTGCGATCGGGTGGGACCGGCGCAACCCGGCGATGTAGACATGGCGCGCGCCCCGCAGGAGATCGAGCGCGGCGGCGAAGTCTTCGGGCGGGCAGGTCCGCGACAGGTCGCGCAGGGCGGCGATCTGCGCCTCCACGCAGGTCCGCAGCACCTCGGCCGCATCGGGCGGCGAGGTGCGTTCGGCGATGCTGGTGTCGACCCGGTCGCGCAGGTTCGGCGTGCCCTCGATCAGGCGCTGCCGAAAGACCTTCTGCAGGTCGGAAAAGCCGGCATAGCCGAATTCCTTGGCAAAGCGGATCAGCGTCGAGGGCTGGATCTGCAGCAGGCCGGCGATGGTCGATGTCGTGCTGAGGGCAAAGACGCTCGGTTCATCCAGGGCGGACCGGGCGATCCGTTGCAGGTGCGGGCTGAGATCGGAGAAGCGGTTGCGGATGCGGTGGCGCAGCGCGTCGAAGGTCTCGACGGCGGCGGGTTTGGTGTCGGGTTCTGACATGGTTGCGGGGCGGTCCTGAGCAAGCGGTTTTCGTCCGCCAGTCTAGGCCAGCCGGAGGGTCCGGTGCACGAAGAAATTTTCATTGACATGGATTGAATATTTTTTCTACAGACAGGGCAGAACGTTCGATGCCCGGATCAACCGGCACGCTCATCGCAGTCGGCCACGGGCACCGCCGGGCCGGAAAAGGGAGGATACCATGTCGGACTCGAAGTTCACGCGGCGCGGCCTGCTCGGGTCGGCCACCGCAGCCGGCGGGGTGGCGGCGTTCATGGGGCCATGGCGGCACAACCGGGTCTACGCGCAGGCCACGGACAAGCCGATCCGCATCGGCCTCACCTCGGACGCCAGCGGGCAATATGCGAACTCGGGCGCCAGCGACCGCCGGGGCATGCTGATGGCCATCGAGGAGGCGAACGCGCGCGGCGGCGTGCTGGGCCGCAGGATCGAGCATCTGCACATCGACACCGAGACGACGCCCGCCACCGGCAGCCGCGTGGCCGAGCGCATGATCACCCGAGAGGACTGCGGGTTCCTGATCGGTGCGGTCCATTCGGGCGTTGCGAACGCAATCAGCCAGATCGCCCAGAAATACGGTGTGATCTATCTCAACACCAACTCGTCCTCGCCCACCGAAAGCGGCGAGAACTGCCACCGGGTGAAGTTCGTCTGGGACGGCAACGGCACCAACTTTGCCAAGGCCGCGACGAAGAATGCGATCGACGCCTACGGGCCGGACTGGATGCTGCTGACCAACGACTACGGCTGGGGCCATGACACGGCGGCAACCACCAAGGCACTGCTGGCCGAATATGGCGGCACCGTCATGGAAGAGATCCTGATCCCGCAGGGCACGCGCGACTTCACCGCCGCCCTGCTGAAGCTGCAGCAGGCCAAGCCGGGCGTGGTTGCGGCCGCCATCGGCGGGGACGACCAGAAGGCGATGCGCCAGCAGGTCGCGCAGCTGGGCATGGGGGCAAGCCCGGCCTGGATCAACAGCCAGCAGGACTGGCCCGACGTCTATGGCCTGCCGATCGAGAATCTGTTCGGCGTGTTCGGCACCACATGGTACTACAAGCTTGACCTGCCGGGCGTGGCGGAGTTCGTGGCAAAGTACCAGGCCATGTATCCCGACACCGCGATGCGGGTTCCCGGCAACGTGTTCTACAATGGCTACATGGCGACGCGCGAACTGCTTTCGGCCATCGAGCGTGCGGGCAGCACGAACAACATCGCGGTCATCAAGGCGCTGGAGGGGCACCGCATGCCGGCCGAAAGCCGGATGCAGCACCACGATGCCTACATCGACCCGAACACCCACCAGGTGCAGCAGACGATCTATCTTGCGTCGGCCAATCCGTCGCCTTCAGAGCCCGACGATCTGTTCAGCATCGTCACGCAATCCGACCCGGAGACGGTGCGCGACACCGGATCGGCCGCGAAATGCGCGCTGGAAAGCTATGAGGCCACGCCGACCTTCGACGCCTGAGGCGCGGCATCAGCCTTGCCGAAGGCCCGCTTCCGGCCTTCGGCAAGACCGTTCGACGCCCATGCAAAGGCGACATCCGACATGTTCGATCTGCTTCCGCACATCATCAACGGGCTGACGCTCGGCCTTCTCTTCGCGCTGATCGCGCTTGGCTTCACGCTGATCGTGGGCGTGATGGAGGTGATCAACCTCGCGCATGGATCGCTGTTCGCGCTTGGTGCCTATTTTGCACTGGCGACGATCGGGGCCGACTGGTTCGCGGAAACGCCTTTCGGCGCCTGGTGGCTGGGGCTGCCGCTGACCGCGCGCTATGTGCTTGCGCTTGCTGTCGGGCCAGTGCTGGCCGGGGTCGCGGGGATGCTGCTGGAGCTTTGCCTGCGGCCGACCTATGGCAAGCCCGCGCTCTACGGGCTTCTGCTGACCTTCGGCGCCGCCCTGGTGGTGGAAGAGATCATCCGCCTTGTCTGGGGCACCGGCGAGCAGAACCTGCCCGTGCCGCAGTCGATCAACGGCGCGGTGCTGCTGGGTGGCATGATCTTTTCGAAGTACAAGCTGTTTGCCGCCGCGTTCAGCGCGCTGGCGATCCTTGTGGTCTGGCTTTTCCTCGAGCGCACGCCCTATGGCGCGATCATCAAGGCCGGTGCGCATGACAGCGAGATGGTGCGCGCGCTTGGCTATGACCTGTCGCGCCTGCGGCTTCTGGTGTTCGGCTTCGGTGCGGCGCTGGCGGGATTGGCGGGGGTGATCATGGTGCCGATCTGGGGTCTGCGCCCGCATGTCGGCATCGACGTCGTGATCCCGGCATTCCTGATCATCGTGATCGGCGGTGTCGGCAGCTTCTGGGGCGCGGTGATCGCCGCGCTGATGGTCGGTCTCGCGGTCGGGATCACCGGGGCCTATGCCTCGGCCTGGGCGACGATGTCGATGTACATCCTGCTGATCGCCGTGGTCGGGTTCCGGTCGCGCGGCCTGCTGGGCCGCAAATCCGCGCTGGAGACCTGACCGATGATCACGCTGTCCGATATCCCGGCGCGCGGCGGATCGCCCCTGACACCCGCGATGGGCCTGTTTGCCGCGCTGGTCGTCACCGCGCCGTTCTGGCTGCAGCCGGTCGGCCTTTACCAGTATCTGGGGATCGAGGTGGCGATCTGGATCCTGTTCGCGATGGGGTTCAACCTGCTGTTTGGCTATGCCGGGCTGCATTCCTTTGGCCACGGGGCCTATCTGGGGGTTGGCGCCTATGCCTTCGGCCTGTTCCAGAAGCAGGTGGAGGTCAGCCTGTGGGGCGGTCTGGGGGCCGCGGTTCTGGCCGCGACGGCGGCGGGGGCGGTCGTCGGCCTGTTCCTGTCGCACCGCCGCGGCATCTATTACGCGCTGATGACCATCGCCTTCGGGCAGGTGTTCTGGTTCTCGGCGATCAAGCTGCGCTGGATCACCGGAGGCGAGGACGGGCTGCTGGGCATCCCGCGCCCCGATCTGGTGCTGGGCGGATGGCGGGTGGACCTGGATGACAACCGGGCCTTCTATTTCTTCGTGGCGACGATCCTGATGGCGGCGGTTGTCCTGATGTGGCTGCTGGTGAACGGCCCGTTCGGCCGGGTGTTGCAGGCGATCCGGCAGAACGAGATGCGCGCGCGGTTCATCGGCTATGACGTCTGGCGCTACAAATGGGCGGCCTTCACCCTGTCGGCGGCGTTTGCCGGGCTGGCCGGGGGCCTGTTCGCGATGGCGCAGCAAAGCGCCTATCCGGATGTCATGGCGCTGCACCAGTCGGGACTGATCGTGATGATGGTGCTGGTCGGTGGCGGGCTGGTGAGCTTCTGGGGGCCGGTGCTGGGGGTCCTGCTGTACTTCGTTGCACGCGACGTGCTGGGCGGCCTGACCGAGGCGTGGCTGCTGTGGTACGGGCTGATGTTCATGGTCATGGTGGTGCTGCGTCCCGAGGGCCTCGCAGGGCTGATCCACATCCTGTCGCGCCCGCGCGCCGCCGATCCCGCGGCCGCGCGGGCCAAGGAGGTGTG
Encoded here:
- a CDS encoding AMP-binding protein; translated protein: MTESLRPGATSMVRGPVEPPLWDVTIPAMLARTCAVRPEAEAAVFTDSGLRWTWADFARALDGLATGLMELGVARGDRVGIWSPNRPEWLLTQFATARIGAILVNVNPAYRVAELEFALRKVGVSVLIQAAAFKSSDYLAMIAALAPELDDCAPGRLTSARLPDLRAVVRMGAGATPGCLSFDSLAATAPDAGRLDAATAMLDPGDPINIQFTSGTTGLPKGATLTHRNIVNNARFTTATMRFLPDDRLCIPVPLYHCFGMVMGTLGCVAQGATMVFPGEGFDPLATLAAVQAERCSALYGVPTMFAAMLDHPRFTEFDLSTLRTGIMAGSPCPIEIMKRVVAQMHMGQVTIAYGMTETSPVSFQSHVDDPLDKRVTTVGRIHPHLEVRLAGPDGEPVPVGQIGELCTRGYSVMQGYWADSERTAEAIDPEGWMHTGDLATLDAEGYCNIVGRVKDMLIRGGENVYPREIEEFLFGHPAVQLVQVFGIPDPTYGEEVCAWIVLRPGATATEEEIRDWCRGRIAHYKVPRHVRFRGELPMTVTGKAQKFLMRQAMVQELGLTEIATA
- a CDS encoding lysylphosphatidylglycerol synthetase family protein, encoding MRDRWAVLKAILPYLVTAALFALGLYALQRLLAPVDLREVVDQIHQTPWSTVAVALAATLCGYLALAGYDWSALRYIGKPLPIPVVLTGGLMAYAFGNTIGLSAVSGGAVRWRVYSRLGLDGYDVAAVSTFAAVSFGVAATLVGLAALAAHPGALAAIIPFGAPMVRTVALAAIAAIVVPLVIASVSGRALRIGRFSLRAPSLPVLAGQVVFSAADIGFSALTLYILLPSSDLEFLTFLAVFAAATMAGIISHVPGGVGVFETVVIAAMPASMPVGQVAAALLLFRLTYYLLPFALALIVLAIFELWQTVGGAGGQTALGRLLGVMAPGLNAVSPLAPLVLAAMIFGSGLWMSLAALVPPTSDAAEAAQALLPLAFVEGSALLSSALGAGLIVLALGVVRRSLGAWLLAVATMAAGAVVAIVDGFDLQRAAALAAGVLVLLPFRHVFHRRAILTHAAMSPGWIILVLSTIAAFGFVLFFAHKSTPYAHELWWQFAMDERAPRAWRAGLVGGLLVGVTALALLLHGPRYRPQPPDVDLRARAVAIAAAAGDPAAARALGLAQHLMLSPKGGAFIGFRIAAGAWISDAGPQGTEPEIEELAGLFADAARRAGARPVFQNLPEDHAALAIDIGLAVNRAGAEAVLDLSQRPDQAAIAPDLQAALTRAFAAGMSFRVERGADPATPARAILQRNGAEVAQARLWWQPGLAASLVAAEGMAADLAEVLLAALVLRLRDDGCPAVSLARRAEGAGDGGAVWQVALRLGAVPRGLLTAEPSTARPVAHLR
- a CDS encoding MurR/RpiR family transcriptional regulator, which encodes MSEPDTKPAAVETFDALRHRIRNRFSDLSPHLQRIARSALDEPSVFALSTTSTIAGLLQIQPSTLIRFAKEFGYAGFSDLQKVFRQRLIEGTPNLRDRVDTSIAERTSPPDAAEVLRTCVEAQIAALRDLSRTCPPEDFAAALDLLRGARHVYIAGLRRSHPIASYLSYGLLRLERPCSLLDFGGGMAGPQLGTMSGSDLLVAIAFPPFSQPVVDVVMDAYVSGRNILAITDSTASPLARHASVALLVEAVAPSQLQPISGAIGLVQALVTALGDAMQRGQETAAKA
- a CDS encoding ABC transporter substrate-binding protein is translated as MSDSKFTRRGLLGSATAAGGVAAFMGPWRHNRVYAQATDKPIRIGLTSDASGQYANSGASDRRGMLMAIEEANARGGVLGRRIEHLHIDTETTPATGSRVAERMITREDCGFLIGAVHSGVANAISQIAQKYGVIYLNTNSSSPTESGENCHRVKFVWDGNGTNFAKAATKNAIDAYGPDWMLLTNDYGWGHDTAATTKALLAEYGGTVMEEILIPQGTRDFTAALLKLQQAKPGVVAAAIGGDDQKAMRQQVAQLGMGASPAWINSQQDWPDVYGLPIENLFGVFGTTWYYKLDLPGVAEFVAKYQAMYPDTAMRVPGNVFYNGYMATRELLSAIERAGSTNNIAVIKALEGHRMPAESRMQHHDAYIDPNTHQVQQTIYLASANPSPSEPDDLFSIVTQSDPETVRDTGSAAKCALESYEATPTFDA
- a CDS encoding branched-chain amino acid ABC transporter permease, which encodes MFDLLPHIINGLTLGLLFALIALGFTLIVGVMEVINLAHGSLFALGAYFALATIGADWFAETPFGAWWLGLPLTARYVLALAVGPVLAGVAGMLLELCLRPTYGKPALYGLLLTFGAALVVEEIIRLVWGTGEQNLPVPQSINGAVLLGGMIFSKYKLFAAAFSALAILVVWLFLERTPYGAIIKAGAHDSEMVRALGYDLSRLRLLVFGFGAALAGLAGVIMVPIWGLRPHVGIDVVIPAFLIIVIGGVGSFWGAVIAALMVGLAVGITGAYASAWATMSMYILLIAVVGFRSRGLLGRKSALET
- a CDS encoding branched-chain amino acid ABC transporter permease — encoded protein: MITLSDIPARGGSPLTPAMGLFAALVVTAPFWLQPVGLYQYLGIEVAIWILFAMGFNLLFGYAGLHSFGHGAYLGVGAYAFGLFQKQVEVSLWGGLGAAVLAATAAGAVVGLFLSHRRGIYYALMTIAFGQVFWFSAIKLRWITGGEDGLLGIPRPDLVLGGWRVDLDDNRAFYFFVATILMAAVVLMWLLVNGPFGRVLQAIRQNEMRARFIGYDVWRYKWAAFTLSAAFAGLAGGLFAMAQQSAYPDVMALHQSGLIVMMVLVGGGLVSFWGPVLGVLLYFVARDVLGGLTEAWLLWYGLMFMVMVVLRPEGLAGLIHILSRPRAADPAAARAKEV